The following coding sequences lie in one Phragmites australis chromosome 8, lpPhrAust1.1, whole genome shotgun sequence genomic window:
- the LOC133926781 gene encoding acyl-coenzyme A oxidase 3, peroxisomal-like, translating into MDPALSPAGRRAAAIARHLAGVLPYPPLAVSALEPSPCLSYAPPESNEPPPAFPPAELRALLDGHHLRERDWVFRAMEESPLFCPRSRGGGRVFVSPDYNEGKEAQREATMRRVGYLARKGVFHGWLTEPGADAELRKLALLECLGVYDHSLAIKIGVHFFLWGSAIKFLGTKRHHDKWLFDTENYVIKGCFAMTELGHGSNVRGIETIATYDSKTREFIINTPCESAQKYWIGGAANHATHTIVFAQLHINGRNEGVHAFVAQIRDEYGNVLPNVHIADCGHKIGLNGVDNGRIWFQNIRVPRENLLNLVADVLPDGQYVSMIDDPDQRFAAFLSPLTLGRVNIAVNSIYMSKVGLAIAVRYSLSRRAFSIAPDGPEMLLLDYPSHQRRLLPLLAKVCLMSSAGNFMKKMYVKRTPEMSKAIHIYSSALKATLTWQNMTTLQECREACGGQGLKTENRVGIFKAEFDVQSTFEGDNNVLMQQVSKALYAEFLAAQKKKKPFKGLGLEHLNGPSPVIPDNLTNSILRSSKFQMDLFCLRERNLLKLFAEEVSHHLAQGESREKALMLSYQLAEDLARAFTEHTILQIFLEDEMNVPAGSLKEVLGLLRSLYVMVSIDESASFLRYGYLSRDNVTSVRKEVMKLCSELRPHALAVVSSFGIPDAFLSPLAFDWIEANALSSGSH; encoded by the exons ATGGACCCCGCCCTCTCCCCCGCCGGCCGCCgagccgccgccatcgcccgGCACCTCGCCGGCGTCCTCCCATATCCGCCCCTCGCCGTCTCCGCGCTGGAGCCCTCCCCGTGCCTGAGCTACGCGCCGCCGGAATCGAACGAGCCCCCGCCGGCGTTCCCGCCCGCGGAGCTCCGCGCGCTCCTCGACGGGCACCACCTCAGGGAGCGCGACTGGGTGTTCCGCGCCATGGAGGAGAGCCCGCTGTTCTGCCCCCGGAGCCGCGGCGGAGGGAGGGTGTTCGTGTCGCCGGACTACAACGAGGGGAAGGAGGCACAGCGGGAGGCCACGATGAGACGGGTCGGGTACCTGGCGCGCAAGGGCGTGTTCCATGGGTGGCTCACCGAGCCCGGGGCCGACGCCGAGCTCCGCAAGCTCGCGCTGCTCGAGTGCCTCGGCGTCTACGACCACTCCCTCGCCATCAAGATCGGCGTCCACTTCTTCCTCTG GGGCAGCGCTATCAAGTTTCTTGGAACGAAGCGCCACCATGACAAGTGGTTGTTTGACACGGAAAATTATGTTATCAAGGGTTGTTTTGCCATGACAGAACTAGGTCATGGGAGCAAT GTGCGAGGAATTGAGACAATAGCAACTTATGATTCAAAAACAAGAGAGTTTATCATAAATACTCCATGTGAATCAGCTCAGAAGTACTGGATTGGTGGAGCTGCTAAC CATGCTACACATACAATAGTGTTTGCTCAGCTCCATATAAATGGGAGAAATGAAGGAGTCCACGCTTTTGTAGCTCAAATTAGGGATGAATATGGAAATGTGTTGCCTAATGTCCACATAGCTGACTGTGGCCATAAGATTGGATTAAATGGTGTTGATAATGGGCGGATCTG GTTTCAAAATATACGTGTTCCTCGTGAGAACTTGCTGAATTTGGTTGCTGACGTTTTGCCAGATGGACAATATGTTAGCATGATAGATGATCCAGATCAg AGGTTTGCAGCTTTTCTGTCTCCACTTACACTTGGTCGAGTAAACATTGCAGTTAACTCTATCTACATGTCAAAG GTAGGCCTAGCGATTGCTGTGAGATACAGTTTGTCAAGGAGGGCCTTTTCAATTGCACCAGATGGTCCTGAAATGCTGTTACTTGATTATCCTAGCCACCAGCGACGCCTTCTACCACTGCTAGCAAAAGT ATGTCTTATGAGCAGTGCtggtaattttatgaaaaaGATGTATGTGAAGAGGACTCCAGAAATGAGCAAAGCCATACATATTTACTCTAGTGCTCTGAAAGCTACACTAACTTGGCAGAATATGACTACCCTTCAG GAGTGTCGTGAGGCCTGTGGTGGGCAAGGTTTGAAGACAGAGAACCGTGTAGGAATCTTCAAAGCTGAATTTGATGTCCAGTCTACATTTGAGGGTGATAATAATGTTCTAATGCAGCag GTAAGCAAAGCACTTTATGCTGAATTTTTGGCTgcacaaaagaagaagaagccattCAAGGGATTGGGATTGGAACACTTGAATGGTCCAAGCCCTGTTATTCCTGATAACCTGACAAATAGCATATTAAGGAGCTCCAAGTTCCAG ATGGACTTGTTCTGCTTAAGGGAGCGAAATTTACTAAAGCTGTTTGCTGAGGAGGTTTCTCACCATCTGGCGCAAGGAGAAAGCAGAGAAAAGGCTTTGATGCTG AGCTACCAACTCGCTGAAGACTTAGCTAGAGCATTTACTGAGCATACCATCCTCCAAATATTTTTGGAGGACGAGATGAATGTTCCTGCTGGTTCCCTAAAG GAGGTGTTGGGCTTGCTGAGGTCTCTGTATGTCATGGTCAGCATAGATGAATCTGCATCTTTTCTAAGATACGGGTATTTGTCGCGTGACAATGTAACCAGTGTGCGGAAAGAAGTCATGAAACTGTGCAGTGAATTGAGGCCCCACGCACTTGCTGTTGTCAGTTCTTTCGGGATTCCAGATGCCTTCCTCAGTCCACTTGCTTTCGATTGGATTGAGGCTAATGCGCTGTCTTCTGGGAGTCACTGA